In Canis lupus familiaris isolate Mischka breed German Shepherd chromosome 5, alternate assembly UU_Cfam_GSD_1.0, whole genome shotgun sequence, a genomic segment contains:
- the ATMIN gene encoding ATM interactor isoform X3, with protein MKMHAEKKHKCSKCSNSYGTEWDLKRHAEDCGKTFQCTCGCPYASRTALQSHIYRTGHEIPAEHRDPPSKKRKMESCLHSQKLSSKTTESLSTQPATKPDTQELETSEIKLVASFEDSCSSNAGKQTLTPPPRYPQKLLLPKPKVALVKLPVMQFSPVPVFVPTADSSAQPVVLGVDHQGSAPGAVHILPLSVGTLILGLDSEAACLKESLPLSKIVSPVAMEPISTGVQVNLGKSLSDPSQELGNTCQKNSISSINVQTDLSYATPHFIPSTQWAGPDSSVSSCSQTDLTFGSQVSLPISVHTQTFLPSSKVTSSIAAQTDTFIDACYQSGGISRETQTSGMHNLTDDRVQMDQAVMGGDIFESVHPSYGVSTDSIISSSLVAETVTHDLLPQNHPKTLNQDLEKSAPIINFSAQHSMLPSQNMTDNQTQTIDLLSDLENILSSNLPSQTLDNRSLLSDTSTGPDPQLPSGPTQNPAIDFDIEEFLSASNIQTQTEESELNTMTTEPVLESLDIETQTDFFLADTSAQSYSCRGNSNFLGLEMFDTQTQTDLNFFLDSSPHLPLGSILKHSSFSMSTDSSDTETQTEGISAAKNIPTIESKVQLNSTETQTMNSGFETLGSLFFTSNETQTAMDDFLLADLAWNTMESQFSSVETQTCAELHTVSNF; from the exons ATGAAAATGCATGCTGAAAAGAAGCATAAATGCAGTAAGTGCAGCAATTCCTACGGCACGGAGTGGGACTTGAAAAGGCATGCAGAGGATTGTGGCAAGACCTTCCAGTGCACGTGTGGCTGTCCCTATGCCAGTAGAACTGCTTTACAGTCCCACATCTACCGCACTGGCCATGAGATCCCAGCAGAGCACAG GGATCCACctagtaaaaaaaggaaaatggagagcTGCCTGCACAGCCAAAAGTTGTCCAGTAAGACCACTGAGTCCCTGAGTACCCAACCAGCTACAAAACCAGACACTCAGGAACTGGAAACTTCAGAAATAAAGCTGGTCGCGTCTTTTGAAGACTCTTGCAGCTCTAATGCCGGAAAGCAGACTCTTACACCACCTCCAAGATACCCTCAGAAGTTGCTTTTACCCAAGCCCAAGGTGGCTCTGGTGAAACTTCCTGTTATGCAGTTTTCTCCCGTGCCTGTCTTCGTGCCTACAGCCGACTCCTCAGCTCAGCCTGTGGTGTTGGGTGTTGATCATCAAGGTTCTGCCCCAGGCGCTGTGCACATACTGCCCTTGTCAGTAGGAACCCTCATCCTTGGCCTAGATTCAGAGGCTGCCTGTCTTAAAGAGAGTCTCCCTCTTTCAAAAATTGTAAGTCCTGTGGCCATGGAGCCAATTAGTACAGGTGTTCAAGTGAACTTGGGTAAGAGCCTGTCTGATCCTTCACAAGAACTAGGGAACACCTGTCAGAAGAACAGCATATCTTCCATCAACGTACAGACGGACCTGTCTTACGCCACACCGCACTTCATACCTTCCACACAGTGGGCTGGCCCTGATTCCTCTGTATCTTCTTGTTCTCAAACAGATTTGACATTTGGTTCTCAAGTCTCCCTTCCCATTAGCGTTCATACGCAAACGTTTTTGCCCAGTTCTAAGGTGACCTCATCCATAGCTGCTCAGACTGATACATTTATAGATGCCTGTTACCAGTCAGGTGGGATCTCCAGAGAAACCCAGACCAGTGGAATGCATAATCTGACAGATGACAGAGTACAGATGGACCAAGCTGTAATGGGTGGAGACATTTTTGAGAGCGTCCATCCATCCTATGGTGTTTCTACAGACAGTATTATAAGCAGCAGCTTAGTAGCAGAGACTGTCACTCATGATTTGTTACCTCAGAACCACCCTAAGACTTTAAATCAAGATCTTGAGAAATCTGCACCAATTATAAACTTCAGTGCACAGCACAGTATGCTTCCTTCACAGAACATGACAGATAATCAGACCCAAACTATAGATTTATTAAGTGATTTGGAAAACATCTTGTCAAGTAATCTGCCCAGTCAGACACTGGACAATCGTAGTCTTTTGTCTGACACGAGTACTGGACCTGACCCCCAGCTTCCATCTGGCCCGACCCAGAATCCCGCAATCGATTTTGATATTGAAGAGTTCTTGTCGGCCTCAAATATCCAGACTCAAACCGAAGAGAGTGAGCTTAACACCATGACCACTGAGCCTGTCTTGGAATCGCTGGACATAGAAACCCAAACAGACTTCTTCCTTGCAGACACCTCTGCTCAGTCCTATAGTTGTAGGGGAAATTCTAACTTTTTAGGCCTTGAAATGTttgacacacagacacagacagactTAAACTTCTTTTTAGACAGTAGCCCCCATCTGCCTCTGGGAAGTATTCTGAAACACTCCAGCTTTTCCATGAGTACTGATTCATCTGACACAGAGACCCAAACTGAAGGAATCTCCGCTGCTAAAAATATACCTACTATAGAGAGCAAAGTTCAGTTGAACAGTACAGAAACACAAACCATGAATTCCGGCTTCGAAACCCTGGGGAGCTTGTTCTTCACCAGCAACGAAACTCAAACAGCAATGGACGACTTTCTTCTGGCCGATTTGGCCTGGAACACAATGGAATCTCAGTTTAGCTCTGTAGAAACCCAGACATGTGCGGAACTACACACAGTCTCCAACTTCTGA
- the ATMIN gene encoding ATM interactor isoform X2, which yields MSWNDPGMVPALSALRDGIVNPTIRKDLKTVPKFYCCPIEGCPRGPDRPFSQFSLVKQHFMKMHAEKKHKCSKCSNSYGTEWDLKRHAEDCGKTFQCTCGCPYASRTALQSHIYRTGHEIPAEHRDPPSKKRKMESCLHSQKLSSKTTESLSTQPATKPDTQELETSEIKLVASFEDSCSSNAGKQTLTPPPRYPQKLLLPKPKVALVKLPVMQFSPVPVFVPTADSSAQPVVLGVDHQGSAPGAVHILPLSVGTLILGLDSEAACLKESLPLSKIVSPVAMEPISTGVQVNLGKSLSDPSQELGNTCQKNSISSINVQTDLSYATPHFIPSTQWAGPDSSVSSCSQTDLTFGSQVSLPISVHTQTFLPSSKVTSSIAAQTDTFIDACYQSGGISRETQTSGMHNLTDDRVQMDQAVMGGDIFESVHPSYGVSTDSIISSSLVAETVTHDLLPQNHPKTLNQDLEKSAPIINFSAQHSMLPSQNMTDNQTQTIDLLSDLENILSSNLPSQTLDNRSLLSDTSTGPDPQLPSGPTQNPAIDFDIEEFLSASNIQTQTEESELNTMTTEPVLESLDIETQTDFFLADTSAQSYSCRGNSNFLGLEMFDTQTQTDLNFFLDSSPHLPLGSILKHSSFSMSTDSSDTETQTEGISAAKNIPTIESKVQLNSTETQTMNSGFETLGSLFFTSNETQTAMDDFLLADLAWNTMESQFSSVETQTCAELHTVSNF from the exons gaTGGCATAGTAAATCCAACAATAAGAAAAGACTTGAAAACCGTACCGAAATTCTACTGTTGTCCAATTGAAGGATGCCCTAGAGGCCCTGACAGaccattttctcaattttctctcGTAAAACAG CACTTTATGAAAATGCATGCTGAAAAGAAGCATAAATGCAGTAAGTGCAGCAATTCCTACGGCACGGAGTGGGACTTGAAAAGGCATGCAGAGGATTGTGGCAAGACCTTCCAGTGCACGTGTGGCTGTCCCTATGCCAGTAGAACTGCTTTACAGTCCCACATCTACCGCACTGGCCATGAGATCCCAGCAGAGCACAG GGATCCACctagtaaaaaaaggaaaatggagagcTGCCTGCACAGCCAAAAGTTGTCCAGTAAGACCACTGAGTCCCTGAGTACCCAACCAGCTACAAAACCAGACACTCAGGAACTGGAAACTTCAGAAATAAAGCTGGTCGCGTCTTTTGAAGACTCTTGCAGCTCTAATGCCGGAAAGCAGACTCTTACACCACCTCCAAGATACCCTCAGAAGTTGCTTTTACCCAAGCCCAAGGTGGCTCTGGTGAAACTTCCTGTTATGCAGTTTTCTCCCGTGCCTGTCTTCGTGCCTACAGCCGACTCCTCAGCTCAGCCTGTGGTGTTGGGTGTTGATCATCAAGGTTCTGCCCCAGGCGCTGTGCACATACTGCCCTTGTCAGTAGGAACCCTCATCCTTGGCCTAGATTCAGAGGCTGCCTGTCTTAAAGAGAGTCTCCCTCTTTCAAAAATTGTAAGTCCTGTGGCCATGGAGCCAATTAGTACAGGTGTTCAAGTGAACTTGGGTAAGAGCCTGTCTGATCCTTCACAAGAACTAGGGAACACCTGTCAGAAGAACAGCATATCTTCCATCAACGTACAGACGGACCTGTCTTACGCCACACCGCACTTCATACCTTCCACACAGTGGGCTGGCCCTGATTCCTCTGTATCTTCTTGTTCTCAAACAGATTTGACATTTGGTTCTCAAGTCTCCCTTCCCATTAGCGTTCATACGCAAACGTTTTTGCCCAGTTCTAAGGTGACCTCATCCATAGCTGCTCAGACTGATACATTTATAGATGCCTGTTACCAGTCAGGTGGGATCTCCAGAGAAACCCAGACCAGTGGAATGCATAATCTGACAGATGACAGAGTACAGATGGACCAAGCTGTAATGGGTGGAGACATTTTTGAGAGCGTCCATCCATCCTATGGTGTTTCTACAGACAGTATTATAAGCAGCAGCTTAGTAGCAGAGACTGTCACTCATGATTTGTTACCTCAGAACCACCCTAAGACTTTAAATCAAGATCTTGAGAAATCTGCACCAATTATAAACTTCAGTGCACAGCACAGTATGCTTCCTTCACAGAACATGACAGATAATCAGACCCAAACTATAGATTTATTAAGTGATTTGGAAAACATCTTGTCAAGTAATCTGCCCAGTCAGACACTGGACAATCGTAGTCTTTTGTCTGACACGAGTACTGGACCTGACCCCCAGCTTCCATCTGGCCCGACCCAGAATCCCGCAATCGATTTTGATATTGAAGAGTTCTTGTCGGCCTCAAATATCCAGACTCAAACCGAAGAGAGTGAGCTTAACACCATGACCACTGAGCCTGTCTTGGAATCGCTGGACATAGAAACCCAAACAGACTTCTTCCTTGCAGACACCTCTGCTCAGTCCTATAGTTGTAGGGGAAATTCTAACTTTTTAGGCCTTGAAATGTttgacacacagacacagacagactTAAACTTCTTTTTAGACAGTAGCCCCCATCTGCCTCTGGGAAGTATTCTGAAACACTCCAGCTTTTCCATGAGTACTGATTCATCTGACACAGAGACCCAAACTGAAGGAATCTCCGCTGCTAAAAATATACCTACTATAGAGAGCAAAGTTCAGTTGAACAGTACAGAAACACAAACCATGAATTCCGGCTTCGAAACCCTGGGGAGCTTGTTCTTCACCAGCAACGAAACTCAAACAGCAATGGACGACTTTCTTCTGGCCGATTTGGCCTGGAACACAATGGAATCTCAGTTTAGCTCTGTAGAAACCCAGACATGTGCGGAACTACACACAGTCTCCAACTTCTGA